The Salvia miltiorrhiza cultivar Shanhuang (shh) chromosome 1, IMPLAD_Smil_shh, whole genome shotgun sequence genome has a window encoding:
- the LOC130991762 gene encoding ABC transporter C family member 8-like: MASSIALWREISWLHGEIIDRGLSSSLRIIIDYLNLLVAFVFYVVLLVTKRSRFRERRRDWFNIAILGGCALVSIEYYGAAIYSSLISEGEESSRFSWLVSFGRGLIWTTLAISVIVRGPRLVAVLKSAWWIVFFLLISALNILDLVKSGHIQILEVAPWLVNLFLLFCGLKNLRGIVSQPVLGSSFSESLLVKTLEKDRVDLDEASLLSILLFSWINPLLRLGHSRTLNLNDVPSLGSEDEALLAYKNFGDAWSVLKEENGTKNSNRFTFWAIARVYWKSVVTAGICALLRTVSVVATPLFLYAFVNYSNLERKDLKKGVFLVGLLIVLKVVESLSYRQFYFYSRRIGMRMRSALMVAVYRKQLKLSNLGRQRHSTGEIVNYISVDAYRMGESVMWFHVGWASVVQLFLAIAVISSVVGLGVVPGLVPFVICGLMNVPFAKLLQKFQTQFMIAQDKRLRSLSEILNNMKIIKLQSWEEHFKSLVGSFRQNEFKWLSETQYTKTYGTVLYWMSPTIVSSAIFFGCVLFKSALLDAGTVFTVMAALRTMSEPVRFIPEALSCLIQVEVSFERINAFLLEDELKQDDKQKSGAGDSGRVICIQGGCFSWDATDITSSTLRDITLQARLGEKIAVFGPVGAGKSSLLYAILGEIPKISGTVSVIGSVAYVSQGSWIQSGTIRDNILFGKAMDKDKYEEAVRVCALDKDIESFDYGDLTEIGQRGLNLSGGQKQRVQLARAVYDDADIYLLDDPFSAVDAHTAAALFNDCVMTALEKKTVILVTHQVEFLNTVDKILVVEGGQITQCGSYEELLVGGTTFEQLVFAHTSSIGSFDDSYGSNQHEHSVEHTKLIVEDEKHVGKEERDGEIATNPRTQLTEEEEKEVGDVGWKAFSHYIDVSKGLIYACCTFIAQCGFVAFQAAASFWLAFSVQNPEKSSLFVVGIYTLISLLSAVFVYFRSLFAVLLGLKASQSFFSGFTNSIFNAPMLFFDSTPVGRILTRASSDLSVLDFDIPMGFQFVMAAVVEILSTIGIMAYVTWQVLFVGLFAVVSAKYVQGYYQKSAGELMRINGTTKAPVMNYASETALGVATIRAFRVADKFFSNYLKLVDTDAKVFLSSNAALEWLVLRTEALQNLTLFTSAIFLVVFPNNYIAPGLVGLSLSYAFALTGTQVFLSRWYSSLANYIVSVERIKQYMHIPPEPPAIVADTRPSASWPSKGRIELLDLKIRYRPNAPIVLKGITCIFEEGKRVGVVGRTGSGKTTLISALFRLVEPHSGRILVDGLDICCIGLRDLRLKLSIIPQEPTLFRGSVRTNLDPLGLYSDDEIWKALEKCQLKSTISELPNLLESSVSDEGENWSMGQRQLFCLGRVLLKRNKILVLDEATASIDSNTDAILQKIIREEFAECTVITVAHRVPTVIDSDMVLVLSYGKLVEYDEPSKLMEINSSFSNLVAEYWSSCKKIH; encoded by the exons ATGGCATCCTCAATTGCTTTGTGGC GGGAAATTTCTTGGTTGCATGGAGAAATTATTGACAGGGGATTGTCTTCTTCTTTGAGAATCATCATTGATTACTTGAATCTATTGGTTGCCTTTGTCTTTTATGTGGTTTTACTTGTTACAAAGAGAAGTagatttagagagagaagaagagattGGTTTAACATAGCAATTTTAGGTGGCTGTGCTCTTGTGAGCATAGAATACTATGGGGCTGCTATATATAGTAGTTTGATTAGCGAAGGCGAAGAATCGAGTCGTTTTAGCTGGTTAGTATCCTTTGGAAGGGGACTCATTTGGACCACCTTAGCTATTTCTGTGATAGTTAGAGGTCCAAGATTGGTTGCTGTCCTAAAATCTGCTTGGTGGATTGTATTTTTCCTGTTGATTTCAGCATTGAACATCTTAGATTTAGTGAAATCGGGCCATATACAGATTCTAGAAGTAGCGCCTTGGCTTGTAAatttgtttcttttgttttgtggTTTGAAGAATCTTCGAGGAATTGTATCTCAACCAGTGTTAGGCAGTAGCTTCTCTGAGTCTCTACTGGTCAAAACCTTGGAGAAAGATCGTGTGGACTTAGATGAAGCATCGTTGTTAAGTATATTGTTGTTTTCTTGGATAAATCCGTTGCTTCGCTTAGGTCACTCTAGAACTCTAAATCTTAATGATGTTCCTTCTCTGGGATCTGAAGATGAAGCCCTTTTGGCTTACAAGAATTTTGGCGACGCGTGGAGTGTACTCAAGGAGGAAAATGGCACCAAAAACTCGAACCGTTTTACATTTTGGGCTATTGCAAGAGTGTATTGGAAAAGTGTGGTGACGGCTGGAATTTGTGCGCTTCTTAGAACAGTTTCTGTTGTGGCCACTCCATTATTCCTTTATGCTTTTGTCAACTATTCCAATCTTGAGAGGAAAGATCTCAAAAAGGGTGTTTTCTTGGTGGGGTTATTGATTGTTTTGAAGGTTGTCGAGTCTCTCTCTTACCGGCAGTTTTACTTTTACTCAAGACGAATAGGAATGAGAATGAGGTCAGCTCTAATGGTGGCAGTCTACCGGAAGCAGCTCAAGCTTTCCAATTTAGGGAGGCAGAGGCACTCGACTGGTGAGATAGTTAACTATATCTCGGTTGATGCTTATCGTATGGGAGAATCCGTGATGTGGTTTCATGTCGGGTGGGCTTCAGTAGTCCAGCTATTCCTAGCCATTGCTGTGATCTCCTCGGTTGTAGGGCTTGGCGTGGTTCCGGGGTTGGTCCCTTTCGTCATCTGCGGCCTTATGAACGTGCCGTTTGCAAAGCTGCTGCAGAAGTTTCAGACCCAATTCATGATTGCTCAAGACAAGAGATTGAGGTCACTTTCTGAGATCCTCAACaacatgaagatcatcaagctgCAGTCGTGGGAAGAGCATTTCAAGAGCTTGGTCGGATCTTTTAGGCAGAACGAGTTCAAATGGCTGTCCGAGACTCAGTATACGAAAACATATGGCACAGTGTTGTATTGGATGTCTCCAACGATTGTGTCTTCTGCCATTTTCTTCGGGTGCGTGCTCTTCAAGAGTGCGCTGCTGGATGCTGGCACCGTGTTCACGGTCATGGCTGCACTCAGGACCATGTCTGAGCCTGTCAGGTTCATACCTGAAGCTCTGTCTTGTCTGATTCAGGTTGAGGTTTCATTTGAAAGGATTAACGCGTTTTTATTGGAAGATGAACTCAAACAAGACGACAAGCAAAAATCTGGTGCAGGAGATTCAGGCCGTGTCATTTGTATACAAGGTGGCTGTTTTAGTTGGGATGCAACAGACATCACATCTTCAACCCTGAGAGACATCACACTGCAAGCAAGGCTGGGGGAGAAGATTGCTGTCTTCGGGCCCGTTGGCGCTGGCAAATCGTCACTTTTGTATGCTATTCTTGGTGAAATACCCAAAATATCTGGAACT gtGAGTGTGATTGGATCAGTGGCTTATGTTTCTCAAGGTTCTTGGATTCAGAGTGGGACTATTCGTGACAACATACTCTTTGGAAAGGCGATGGATAAGGACAAATACGAAGAAGCTGTTAGAGTTTGTGCTTTAGACAAAGATATAGAGAGTTTTGATTATGGAGATCTCACTGAGATAGGCCAGAGAGGCCTCAATCTGAGCGGAGGGCAGAAGCAGAGGGTTCAGCTGGCTCGAGCTGTATACGATGATGCTGATATATATCTTCTCGACGACCCTTTTAGTGCAGTAGATGCACATACAGCAGCAGCCCTTTTCAAT GACTGTGTAATGACTGCACTAGAAAAGAAGACAGTTATTCTTGTGACTCATCAAGTGGAGTTTCTCAATACTGTGGATAAAATTCTG GTTGTAGAAGGAGGACAAATTACTCAATGTGGAAGCTACGAGGAGCTTCTGGTTGGAGGAACGACCTTTGAGCAGCTCGTGTTTGCTCATACGAGCAGCATAGGATCATTTGATGATTCATACGGTTCAAATCAACACGAGCATAGCGTAGAGCATACGAAACTGATTGTGGAGGATGAGAAGCATGTCGGTAAGGAAGAAAGAGACGGAGAGATTGCAACAAATCCGCGAACTCAGCTAACAGAGGAGGAAGAGAAAGAAGTGGGAGATGTAGGGTGGAAAGCCTTCTCACATTACATTGACGTTTCAAAGGGACTGATCTACGCATGCTGCACTTTTATAGCTCAGTGTGGTTTTGTGGCTTTCCAAGCTGCTGCGAGCTTCTGGCTAGCGTTTTCAGTCCAAAATCCCGAGAAAAGCAGTCTCTTTGTCGTTGGGATTTATACTCTGATATCATTACTCAGTGCCGTCTTTGTATATTTTAGATCACTGTTTGCAGTTCTGTTAGGACTCAAAGCATCCCAATCATTTTTCTCCGGCTTCACCAACTCCATCTTCAATGCTCCGATGCTCTTCTTTGATTCCACCCCAGTCGGGAGGATTCTAACGCGT GCGTCGTCTGATTTAAGTGTGCTAGATTTTGATATCCCTATGGGGTTCCAATTCGTTATGGCAGCCGTGGTTGAGATTCTATCGACAATAGGCATCATGGCCTACGTCACATGGCAAGTTCTCTTTGTTGGCTTATTTGCTGTTGTATCAGCAAAATATGTTCAG GGATACTATCAAAAATCCGCGGGGGAGCTGATGAGAATCAATGGAACTACAAAAGCCCCTGTTATGAACTATGCATCCGAGACAGCACTCGGAGTTGCAACAATAAGAGCATTCAGGGTTGCTGACAAGTTCTTCTCGAACTACCTTAAGCTTGTCGACACAGATGCTAAAGTCTTTCTTTCCTCAAACGCGGCCTTGGAGTGGCTCGTTTTGAGAACTGAAGCACTTCAAAATCTTACCTTGTTCACTTCTGCTATCTTTTTAGTAGTTTTTCCAAATAACTACATTGCTCCAGGTCTCGTAGGGCTCTCTCTTTCTTATGCTTTCGCGCTAACTGGAACTCAAGTGTTTTTGTCGAGATGGTATAGTAGCTTGGCTAACTATATCGTCTCCGTGGAGAGGATCAAGCAGTATATGCACATACCACCTGAACCTCCAGCCATTGTAGCAGATACCAGACCTTCGGCTTCATGGCCTTCGAAGGGTAGAATCGAGCTGCTTGATTTGAAG ATACGCTATCGCCCTAATGCTCCAATCGTCCTCAAGGGGATCACCTGCATTTTCGAGGAAGGGAAGAGAGTGGGAGTTGTGGGCAGGACGGGAAGTGGGAAAACGACGTTGATCAGTGCTTTGTTTCGTCTCGTTGAGCCTCACAGCGGGCGTATCCTTGTAGATGGACTTGATATTTGCTGCATTGGGCTTAGAGATTTGAGGCTGAAACTCAGCATTATTCCTCAAGAGCCAACTCTGTTTAGGGGAAGTGTTAGAACAAATCTTGATCCATTAGGCCTTTACTCTGATGATGAGATATGGAAG GCGCTTGAAAAATGCCAACTTAAGTCTACAATCAGTGAACTGCCAAACTTGCTAGAGTCTTCTG TGAGTGATGAAGGGGAGAACTGGAGCATGGGGCAAAGGCAGCTCTTCTGCCTAGGAAGGGTGCTTCTGAAGAGGAACAAGATCTTGGTTCTAGACGAGGCCACCGCCTCCATTGACTCCAACACAGATGCCATTTTGCAGAAGATAATAAGGGAGGAATTTGCTGAGTGTACAGTTATAACTGTGGCGCATCGAGTTCCTACTGTTATAGACAGCGATATGGTGTTGGTGTTGTCGTATG GGAAGTTGGTGGAGTATGATGAACCTTCAAAGCTCATGGAGataaattcttcattttcaaACCTCGTGGCTGAATATTGGTCGAGTTGCAAGAAGATTCACTAG
- the LOC130991772 gene encoding ABC transporter C family member 8-like encodes MASSIALWREISWLHGEIIDRGLSSSLRIIIDYLNLLVAFVFYVVLLVIKRSRFRERRRDWFNIAILGGCALVSIEYYGTAIYSGLISKGEESSRFSWLVCFGRGLIWTTLAISVIVRGPRLVAVLKSAWWIVFFLLISALNILDLVKSGHIQILEIAPWLVNLLLLFCGLRNLRGIVSQPVLDSSFSESILVKTSEKDCVDLDEASLLSILLFSWINPLLRLGHSRTLNLNDVPSLGSEDEALLAYKNFGDAWSALKEENGTKNLNNFTFWAIARVYWKSVVTAGICALLRTVSVVATPLFLYAFVNYSNLEMKNLKEGVFLVGLLIVLKVVESLSYRQFYFYSRRIGMRMRSALMVAVYRKQLKLSNLGRQRHSTGEIVNYISVDAYRMGETVMWFHVGWASVVQLFLAIAVISSVVGLGVVPGLVPFVVCGLMNVPFAKLLQKFQTQFMTAQDKRLSVFSEILNNMKIIKLQSWEEHFKSLVGSFRQSEFKWLSETQYMKTYGTVLYWMSPTIVSSAIFFGCVLFKSALLDAGTVFTVMAALRTMSQPVWFIPEALSCLIQVKVSFERINAFLLEDELKQDDKQKSGAGDLGRVICIHGGCFSWNAADITSSTLRDITLQARPGEKIAVCGPVGAGKSSLLYAILGEIPKISGTVSVIGSVAYVSQGSWIQSGTIRNNILFGKAMDKAKYEEAVRVCALDKDIESFDYGDLTEIGQRGLNLSGGQKQRVQLARAVYNDADIYLLDDPFSAVDAHTAAALFNDCVMTALAKKTVILVTHQVEFLNTVDKILVVEGGQITQSGSYKELLVGGTIFEQLVFAHMSSIGSFDDSYGSNQHEHGVEHTKQIVDDDKPVDKEERDREIAKNPKTQLTEEEEKEVGDVGWKAFSHYIDVSKGLIYACCSSIAQCGFLAFQAAASFWLAFSVQNPAKSSLFVVGIYTLISLLSAIFVYFRSLFAVLLGLKASQSFFSGFTNSIFNAPMLFFDSTPVGRILTRASSDLRVLDFDIPIGFQFVMAPAVEILLTIGIMAYVTWQVLFVGLFAVISAKYVQGYYQKSAGELMRINGTTKAPIMNYASETALGVATIRAFGVAEKFFLNYLKLVDTDAKVFLSSNAALEWLVLRTEALQNLTLFTSAIFLVVFPNNYIAPGLVGLSLSYAFALTGTQVFLSRWYSSLANYIVSVERIKQYMHIPPEPPAIVADSRPPASWPSKGRIELLDLKIRYRPNAPIVLKGITCTFEEGKRVGVVGRTGSGKTTLISALFRLVEPHSGRILVDGLDICCIGLRDLRLKLSIIPQEPTLFRGSVRTNLDPLGLYSDDEIWKALEKCQLKSTISGMPNLLESSVSDEGENWSMGQRQLFCLGRVLLKRNKILVLDEATASIDSNTDAVLQKIIREEFAECTVITVAHRVPTVIDSDMVMVLSYGEMVEYDEPSKLMEIESSFSNLVAEYWSSCKKNH; translated from the exons ATGGCCTCCTCAATAGCTTTGTGGC GGGAAATTTCTTGGTTGCATGGAGAAATTATTGACAGGGGATTGTCTTCTTCTTTGAGAATCATCATTGATTACTTGAATCTATTGGTTGCCTTTGTCTTTTATGTGGTTTTACTTGTTATAAAGAGAAGTagatttagagagagaagaagagattGGTTTAACATAGCAATTTTAGGTGGCTGTGCTCTTGTGAGCATAGAATACTATGGGACTGCTATATATAGTGGTTTGATTAGCAAAGGCGAAGAATCTAGTCGTTTTAGCTGGTTAGTATGCTTTGGAAGGGGACTCATTTGGACCACCTTAGCTATTTCTGTGATAGTTAGAGGTCCAAGATTGGTTGCTGTCCTAAAATCTGCTTGGTGGATTGTATTTTTCCTGTTGATTTCAGCATTGAACATCTTAGATTTAGTGAAATCGGGCCATATACAGATTCTAGAAATAGCACCTTGGCTTGTAAATTTGTTGCTTTTGTTTTGTGGTTTGAGGAATCTTCGAGGAATTGTATCTCAACCAGTCTTAGACAGTAGCTTCTCTGAGTCTATACTGGTAAAAACCTCGGAGAAAGATTGTGTGGACTTAGATGAAGCATCGTTGTTAAGTATATTGTTGTTTTCTTGGATAAATCCGTTGCTTCGCTTAGGTCACTCTAGAACTCTAAATCTTAATGATGTTCCTTCTCTGGGATCTGAAGATGAAGCCCTTTTGGCTTACAAGAATTTTGGCGACGCGTGGAGTGCACTCAAGGAGGAAAATGGCACCAAAAACTTGAACAATTTTACATTTTGGGCTATTGCAAGAGTGTATTGGAAAAGTGTGGTGACGGCTGGAATTTGTGCGCTTCTTAGAACAGTTTCTGTCGTGGCCACTCCGTTGTTCCTTTATGCTTTTGTCAACTATTCGAATCTTGAGATGAAAAATCTCAAGGAGGGTGTTTTCTTGGTGGGGTTGTTGATTGTTTTGAAGGTTGTCGAGTCCCTCTCTTACCGGCAGTTTTACTTTTATTCGAGACGAATAGGCATGAGAATGAGGTCAGCTCTAATGGTGGCAGTCTACCGGAAGCAGCTCAAGCTTTCCAATTTAGGGAGGCAGAGGCACTCGACTGGTGAGATAGTTAACTATATCTCGGTTGATGCTTATCGTATGGGAGAAACCGTGATGTGGTTCCATGTCGGGTGGGCTTCAGTAGTCCAGCTATTCCTAGCCATTGCTGTGATCTCCTCGGTTGTAGGGCTTGGCGTGGTCCCGGGGTTGGTCCCTTTCGTCGTTTGTGGCCTTATGAACGTGCCGTTTGCAAAGCTGCTGCAGAAGTTTCAGACCCAATTCATGACTGCTCAAGACAAGAGATTGAGTGTGTTTTCTGAGATCCTCAACaacatgaagatcatcaagctgCAGTCGTGGGAAGAGCATTTCAAGAGCTTGGTCGGATCTTTTAGGCAGAGTGAGTTCAAATGGCTATCCGAGACTCAGTATATGAAAACATATGGCACTGTGTTGTATTGGATGTCTCCAACGATTGTGTCTTCTGCCATTTTCTTCGGGTGCGTGCTCTTCAAGAGTGCGCTGCTGGATGCTGGCACCGTGTTCACGGTCATGGCTGCACTCAGGACCATGTCTCAGCCTGTCTGGTTCATACCTGAAGCTCTATCTTGTCTGATTCAGGTTAAGGTTTCATTTGAAAGGATTAACGCATTTTTGTTGGAAGATGAACTCAAACAAGACGACAAGCAAAAATCGggtgcaggagatttaggccgTGTCATTTGTATACACGGTGGCTGTTTTAGTTGGAATGCAGCAGACATTACATCTTCAACCCTGAGAGACATCACACTGCAAGCAAGACCAGGGGAGAAGATCGCTGTCTGTGGACCCGTTGGTGCTGGCAAATCGTCACTTTTGTATGCTATTCTTGGTGAAATACCCAAAATATCTGGAACT GTGAGTGTGATTGGATCAGTGGCTTATGTTTCTCAAGGCTCTTGGATTCAGAGTGGGACTATTCGCAACAACATACTCTTTGGAAAGGCGATGGATAAGGCCAAATACGAAGAAGCTGTTAGAGTTTGTGCTTTAGACAAAGATATCGAGAGTTTTGATTATGGAGATCTTACTGAGATAGGCCAGAGAGGCCTCAATCTGAGCGGAGGGCAGAAGCAGAGGGTTCAGCTTGCTCGAGCTGTATACAATGATGCTGATATATATCTTCTCGACGACCCTTTTAGTGCAGTAGATGCACATACAGCAGCAGCCCTTTTCAAT GACTGTGTGATGACTGCACTAGCAAAGAAGACAGTGATTCTTGTGACTCATCAAGTGGAGTTTCTCAATACTGTGGATAAAATTCTG GTTGTAGAAGGAGGACAAATTACTCAATCTGGAAGCTACAAGGAGCTTCTGGTTGGAGGAACGATCTTTGAGCAGCTCGTGTTTGCTCATATGAGCAGCATAGGATCATTTGATGATTCATACGGTTCAAATCAACACGAGCATGGCGTAGAACATACGAAACAGATTGTGGATGATGATAAGCCTGTCGATAAGGAAGAAAGAGACAGAGAGATtgcaaaaaatccgaaaactCAGCTGACAGAGGAGGAGGAGAAAGAAGTGGGAGATGTAGGGTGGAAAGCCTTTTCACATTACATTGACGTTTCAAAGGGATTAATCTACGCGTGCTGCAGTTCTATAGCTCAGTGTGGTTTCTTGGCTTTCCAAGCTGCTGCGAGCTTCTGGCTAGCGTTTTCAGTCCAAAATCCCGCGAAAAGCAGCCTCTTTGTCGTTGGGATTTATACTCTGATATCGTTACTCAGTGCTATCTTTGTATATTTTAGATCACTGTTTGCAGTTCTGTTAGGACTCAAAGCATCCCAATCATTTTTCTCCGGCTTCACCAACTCCATCTTCAATGCTCCGATGCTCTTCTTTGATTCCACCCCAGTCGGGAGGATTCTAACGCGT GCATCGTCTGATTTAAGGGTGCTAGATTTTGATATCCCTATTGGGTTCCAATTCGTTATGGCACCCGCGGTTGAGATTCTATTGACAATAGGCATCATGGCCTACGTCACGTGGCAAGTTCTCTTTGTTGGCTTATTTGCTGTCATATCAGCAAAATATGTTCAG GGATACTATCAAAAATCCGCGGGGGAGCTGATGAGAATCAATGGAACTACAAAAGCCCCCATTATGAACTATGCATCCGAGACAGCACTCGGAGTTGCAACAATAAGAGCATTCGGGGTTGCTGAAAAGTTCTTCTTGAACTACCTTAAGCTTGTCGACACAGATGCTAAAGTCTTTCTTTCCTCTAACGCGGCCTTGGAGTGGCTCGTTTTGAGAACTGAAGCACTTCAAAATCTTACCTTGTTCACTTCTGCTATCTTTTTAGTAGTTTTTCCAAATAACTATATTGCTCCAGGTCTCGTAGGACTCTCTCTTTCTTATGCATTCGCGCTAACTGGAACTCAAGTGTTTTTGTCGAGATGGTATAGTAGCTTGGCTAACTATATCGTCTCCGTGGAGAGGATCAAGCAGTATATGCACATACCACCTGAACCTCCAGCCATTGTAGCAGATAGCAGACCTCCGGCTTCGTGGCCTTCCAAGGGTAGAATCGAGCTGCTTGATTTGAAG ATACGCTATCGCCCTAATGCTCCAATAGTCCTCAAGGGGATCACCTGCACTTTCGAGGAAGGGAAGAGAGTGGGAGTCGTGGGCAGGACGGGAAGTGGGAAAACGACGTTGATCAGTGCTTTGTTTCGTCTGGTTGAGCCTCACAGCGGGCGTATCCTGGTAGATGGACTTGATATTTGCTGCATTGGGCTTAGAGATTTGAGGCTGAAACTCAGCATTATTCCTCAAGAGCCAACGTTGTTTAGGGGAAGTGTTAGAACAAATCTTGATCCATTAGGCCTTTACTCTGATGATGAGATATGGAAG GCACTTGAAAAATGCCAACTGAAGTCAACAATCAGTGGAATGCCAAACTTGCTGGAGTCTTCTG TGAGTGATGAAGGGGAGAACTGGAGCATGGGGCAAAGGCAGCTCTTCTGCCTTGGAAGGGTGCTTCTGAAGAGGAACAAGATCTTGGTTCTAGACGAGGCCACCGCCTCCATTGACTCCAACACAGATGCCGTTTTGCAGAAGATAATAAGGGAGGAATTTGCTGAGTGTACCGTGATAACTGTGGCGCATCGAGTTCCAACTGTCATAGACAGTGATATGGTGATGGTCTTGTCTTATG GGGAGATGGTGGAGTATGATGAGCCCTCAAAGCTTATGGAGATTGAATCATCATTTTCTAACCTTGTGGCTGAGTATTGGTCCAGTTGCAAGAAGAATCATTAG